CTCAGCTGTCAGCCTTGCCGTCTTCAGACTGAGGCCCCCCAAGTCCGCATTCCCTGATGCTCTCAGACTGCAGGTGGGGCACAGGCCGCGAGGCAGGCCCGGGTGTGCAGCAGGACGGGAAGCCAGGCCAGCAGGTGCACCTGCCACTGGCGGGCATCCGGCTGCGCCGTCCCCTCTAATGTCTGACGCCCTGTTCCTAATGATGCAGTTCCCCGGCTGTGAGCAGGAGGCCTGAGGACGGTGGCCCTGGTGGTGGCCGGCACCCTGGTGACTCCACACTGGCTTGGGCAGCCCCTCCTCATGTGGACAGCCCGAGGctgcagctttttaaaattgattttaatgtcttttataCTTTGCTAAATTGGGAAAATATAAGTATGTATTTCAACTATATGCATGATAGGAAATTTAGAAGATGTATTtaacggctgggtgcggtggctcatgcctgtaatcccagcactttgggaggccaaggcaggtggatcacgaggtcacaagatggagaccatcctggctaacacagtgaaaccccttctctactaaacaaaatataaaaattagctgggtgtggtggcgggcgcctgtagtcccagctactcaggaggctgaggcaggagaatggcgtgaaccctggaggcggagcttgcagtgagctgagatttcgccactgcactccagcctgggggacagagcaagactccctctcaaaaaaaaaaaaaaaaaaaaaaagaagatatgtttaacaaaataaaagtcacCCACCATCCTGGCATGCTCACAGCTGCTATTCTGGAACACGATCTTTCTGTGTACACTTTTATTGGGTGTGGTTTAAGTTTGGGGATAAGGGCAAGAGTTGGAAGTGAAGACTTggtctttctccttcccttctcgtGGAAAAGCAGCAGCCCAGCCCTCTCCAGCACACAAATGTTGGTCCACATTGGCATCGGGTCTGGGCAGGCCCCCACCACCTCAGGACACCCACGGGGACACCCACGATTGTCTCCCAGAGGGCAGTCCCTGTGTGCTGGGATCTTCCTGGCTCTGAGGAGACAGATGCCAGGCAGTTGACAGAGCCTCGCCTGTCCCAAGGAGGGAAGGGGTGGCAGGCGGGCCTCACTCCCCTGCGCTAGGCAGGGCTGCTGGGGGAGGCCACAGCCTGCTCCCTGCTTTTGACCAGCCAGGCTGTCCCCAGGACCCGGGGTGTGGTTGTTCCTGGGGCCTCCAGGTAGCACAGCCGGCTCGGGCCGGGCAGTTCCCAGCAGGGGCGTGAGCTGCAGAGTTGCGCAGGTgaagagggaggagggctggCCGGCAGCCTGGCCCTTACCAAGAGCGCTGAGGTGAGGCTGCGTGTGCCCCGCCAGGTTCCTGTGGCCCACTGCTTCGGCCCCCCGGGACTCCACAAGCGCAAGTTCTGTGCTGTCTGCCGCAAGGTCCTGGAGGCGCCCGCGCTCCACTGCGAAGGTACCTGGAGCCTGCCTGGCTCCCTACCCAGTGTCCTGGtctctgctgcccagggtggCCCAGCCCACCCCTGTCGTGCAGCTTGTCAGGGGTGATGGGGGAGGCCGAGGGCTGGCCGCCTGGCAGAGGCCACAGGACAGTTAAAGGATGCGGGGTGGTGCTAGGTGGTGGGGATGGGGCCAGACCCAAGCGCCAGCAGAGGCAGGGGTCCTCCGGGGCGCGGCAGACACCTCTAACCCTGCCTGCCCACCAGTGTGTGAGCTGCACCTCCACCCAGACTGTGTGCCCTTCGCCTGCAGTGACTGCCGCCAGTGCCACCAGGATGGGCACCAGGACCACGTGAGTGCACCGGCCCCAGGGAGCCCTGGGGGGTGGGGCGGGCCCAGCTGCTGACTGCCCCCGCTCTGCAggacacccatcaccaccactggCGGGAGGGGAACCTGCCCTCGGGAGCCCGCTGCGAGGTCTGCAGGAAGACGTGCGGCTCCTCTGACGTGCTGGCCGGCGTGCGCTGCGAGTGGTGCGGGGTCCAGGTGGgcgctgggaggtggagggggtgggggtggggcaggagaggtgCGGGGTTGGGTGgatgctgggaggtggaggagttGGAGGGGCGGGGCAGGAGAGGCGCGGGTTCCAGGTGGGTGCTTGGGGGCGGGCGGCAGGAAAGACCTGGGGTCCGGGCTGGGTCTGCGGCGTGTGGGGTCTTTCTCTGGACCTGGCGCACCTGGTGCCCCCGCACCCTGGCTCCGACCCCCGAGCTCAGGCGCTTGTCCCCCCAGGCGCACTCCGTCTGCTCCGCGGCGCTGGCTCCCGAGTGTGGCTTCGGGCGTCTGCGCTCCCTGGTCCTGCCCCCCGCGTGCGTGCGCCTTCTGCCCGACAGCTTCAGCAAGACGCAGAGCTTCCGCATCGTGGAGGCCGCGGAGCCGGGTGAGGTGCGGGCCGGCCGGGGTgccctgggctgggggctgcGCACTGAGTGAGGGGTCCGTGTGCCCGACCCGCAGGCGAGGGGGGCGACGGCGCCGACGGGAGCGCTGCGGTGGGTCCAGGCAGAGAGACACAGGCAACTGCGGAGTCCGGTAAGTGCCCGCCTCATTCTCCCCAACTCCCCTGAGGTCCCCCGGGCGCCCGGGACTCACGGAGCTTCCCCGACCCAGGGAAGCAAACGTTGAAGATCTTTGATGGCGACGACGCGGTGAGGAGAAGCCAGTTCCGCCTAATCACTGTGTCCCGCCTGGCCGGTCCCGAGGAGGTGCTGGTAagggggaggctgggggaggtgtCTGAGCCCCCACCCCTCACCGCGTGTCCCCGCATCTGGCGCCCCTGACCTGGCTCCCGCAACCTGGCGCCTCTCACCCACCTGGCCCCCCCCTCCACGACCTGCCCCCCACTGAACCCCGCCTGACCCCCCGCAACTTGGCCCCCCTAACCTGGTGCCCTGCAGGAGGCCGCACTGCGGGCCCACCACATCCCCGAGGACCCTGGCCACCTGGAGCTGTGCCGGCTGCCCCCTTCCTCTCAGGCCTGTGGCACCTGGGCTGGGGGCAAGACCGGGAGTGCTGTGATCTCGGAGGAGGGCAGAAGCCCTGGGTCTGGCGAAGCCACGCCAGAGGCCTGGGTCATCCGGGCTCTGCCGCGGGCCCAGGAGGTCCTGAAGATCTACCCTGGCTGGCTCAAGTGAGACTGGGCCCGAGGCTCAGGGTCTGCTGGGCGGGGTTGGGGGGGGGCTCCAGCTCAGGCTGCGTCCCCACAGGGTGGGCATGGCCTACGTGTCCGTGCGAGTGACCCCGAAGAGCACGGCCCGCTCTGTGGTGCTGGAGGTCCTGCCGCTGCTTGGCCGCCAGGTGTGTACCCTGCGCCTGCTCCCCATCCTGGCCAGACTTGGTGGGGGGGTCACTGTCCCCAGGAGGCCAGGCCACCATCCTAGCCCAGGCGTGGCTGTCCCCATGGGTGTCCTGAGGTGGTGGGGGCCTGCCCAGACCCGATGCCAAGCTCTACCCCAACAGGCCGAGGGTCCTGAGAGCTTCCAGCTGGTGGAGGTGGCGATGGGCTGCAGGCACGGTGAGTAGATGGCccgtgctgggcatggtggtccctGCACCTTTTGGGTCTGTACCTGCTGCCCAGGCTCTCCTGCAGGGTGGTGCCGGACATCAAGGCCGGGCTCTGCCCTCCTGACCAGCTCCACCTGCATCCCCATGGGCCCTGGGGGCTCAGGGCAGCTGCTTCCAAGGTGGGCAAGGAGCCTGGTGCTGATGGCCTGTGCCCTCACCTCTGCAGTCCAGCGGACGGTGCTGATGGACGAACAGCCCCTGCTGGACCGGCTACAGGACATCCGGCAGGTCAGTGGATGTGGACGCCGGCCCCCAGGGAACCAGCAGCCCTCAGCCACAGCCTCTGCCCCACGGGGTGGGTGTGCCCCAGACGCCAAGTTCTCCTTGGCTAGGCAGCGGCTGTCCTGGCTGACAGGGCAGTGCCCTCTGTCATAAGCTACTTGGTCCCTGCAGGGAGACCTTGAGCTGCAGACCTCCCCGAGATCCTCGAGGGGAATGGACGGGTTGTCCACAGCAAGGAAGCCTCTGTGGcccttttcctcattttcatgTTGACTTAATTCCTGGGAGTGTTCCTGATGCCCTGTCTTGCTGTTTTGCGGGTGAGGAGGCAGAGGGCCTGGTGCGGTGGTGCCATTCTCCCCGGCCCAGCGTCCCCGCCCCTCTCCCTGCAGATGTCCGTGCGGCAGGTGAGCCAGACGCGGTTCTACGTGGCGGAGAGCAGGGATGTAGCCCCACACGTCTCCCTGTTTGTTGGCGGCCTGCCTCCCAGCCTGTCCCCCGAGGAGTACAGCAGCCTGCTGCATGAGGCCGTGGCTACCGAAGGTGTGACCACCATGGCTGGCCGTGGGCTGCTGGCTGGGGGCAGGGTCGAGTGGCAGGCAGTGGGGCTGCAGTGCTGAGGCCAGCTCCTGCCTCTCTTTGAGCCACCAAGGCCTGAGCTCCGGGTCCAGCCCACGTCTCTTCCTCCAAGAGGCTCTGGAGCCTCCCGTCCTCTGTGGCCCTTCCCTGTGGtgctcagcctctgcctctcccGCTCCCTCTGGGGGGCCTTGTACCTCCAGGGAGCTGGGAGTCCTGCTCCTGGAGTGGGGCAGGGGTACTTCCTGGGGAGGCTGCCTTTGGGGTGAGATGTCACCCCTGAACAGGCGGAGGGGCTGTCCCTGGCCCCAGTGCTGTGTGTCCTTCACCTCCCACCGCCCTGACCACAGCCTGCCTTTGCAGCCACCGTGGTGTCCGTGAGTCACGTCTACTCCCAAGGTGAGCCGCCCTGAGGGACATGGTCACATGAGGCCCAGGGGTGTTCCTGGGGTGAAGTGGGCCAGCCTGGCCCTCACGTAGCACCTGACCTTTCCCTTGGGCAGCCCTGGGCTGGGGAAATGTCCTGGTTTGGTTCCTGCCCTGACACCGTGGGGGCCATGGGACAGGCTCCCCCTGAGTCCCGGGCCCCTGCCACAGGCGCGGTAGTGCTGGACGTCGCCTGCTTCGCGGAGGCCGAGCGGCTGTACGTGCTGCTGAAGGACATGGCTGTGCAGGGCCGGCTGCTCACTGCCCTGGTGCTCCCCGACCTGCTGGTGAGTGCGCGGTCGAGCCGGCTCTTCACACACCCCAGGGGGTGGCCAGAGGGAGGTCTGGGTCTGCAGGTGCACAGGCCCCACAGCCAAACTCGCTCTTTTCATCTGGCGTCACTTCGTCGAATTCACTGGGGGCTCGTAGGTGCCACCTTGTTTGTGCCTCACAATAGCAGGAAGGACTCTGTTGCCCGTTTTACAGCAAGGGGCCTGAGGTCAGAGGGTCAGCGCTCATCCCAGGCTGCCCAGTGGGTGATACCAGCTCCATGGGGCACCGTGGGGCCAGGCCCAGCTTCCACGCTGCACCTGAGGCCTCCACCCAGTAGGGAGGCCCACAGGACGCAGCTCCTGGATGTGCCGGGTCCCGCTGCGGCTGCCTCGCCAAGGGCCAGAGCGTGTTTGTGACCGGCTGTCAGCATCCCAGGCATGGCCCTCCCGGtacagcctcagcctcactcCCCCTGCCTGGGAGGCCTTAGGGCCTCTGCTCTCTGCCTGGAGCTCCCCAGGCCAGTCAGTGCAGCTCCCAAACTTTGGACGCTGCCCTTAAGACCCACAGTGTCCAGAAGAGGGGACACCTGGCAACAGGGCAGGGCCGGGGGAAAGGGGCATCTGGCCCATGAAGACAGGGCAGGGCCGAGGGAAAGTGGGGTCTGGCCCATGGAGACAGGGCACGGCCGAGGGAAAGAGGGGTCTGGCCCACGgagacagggcagggccaggggatACGGGGGTCTGGCCCATGGAGACAGGGCACGGCCGAGGGAAAGAGGGGTCTGGCCCATGGAGGGGCCGGAGCC
Above is a window of Nomascus leucogenys isolate Asia chromosome 20, Asia_NLE_v1, whole genome shotgun sequence DNA encoding:
- the DGKQ gene encoding diacylglycerol kinase theta isoform X3 → MAAAAEPGARAWLGGGSSRPGSPACSPVLGAGGRARPGPGPGPGPGPERAGARAPGPAAAPGHSFRKVTLTKPTFCHLCSDFIWGLAGFLCDVCNFMSHEKCLKHVRTPCTSMAPSLVRVPVAHCFGPPGLHKRKFCAVCRKVLEAPALHCEVCELHLHPDCVPFACSDCRQCHQDGHQDHDTHHHHWREGNLPSGARCEVCRKTCGSSDVLAGVRCEWCGVQAHSVCSAALAPECGFGRLRSLVLPPACVRLLPDSFSKTQSFRIVEAAEPGEGGDGADGSAAVGPGRETQATAESGKQTLKIFDGDDAVRRSQFRLITVSRLAGPEEVLEAALRAHHIPEDPGHLELCRLPPSSQACGTWAGGKTGSAVISEEGRSPGSGEATPEAWVIRALPRAQEVLKIYPGWLKVGMAYVSVRVTPKSTARSVVLEVLPLLGRQVCTLRLLPILARLGGGVTVPRRPGHHPSPGVAVPMGVLRWWGPAQTRCQALPQQAEGPESFQLVEVAMGCRHVQRTVLMDEQPLLDRLQDIRQMSVRQVSQTRFYVAESRDVAPHVSLFVGGLPPSLSPEEYSSLLHEAVATEATVVSVSHVYSQGAVVLDVACFAEAERLYVLLKDMAVQGRLLTALVLPDLLHAKLPPDSCPLLVFVNPKSGGLKGRDLLCSFRKLLNPHQVFDLTNGGPLPGLHLFSQVPCFRVLVCGGDGTVGWVLGALEETRYRLACPEPSVAILPLGTGNDLGRVLRWGAGYSGEDPFSVLLSVDEADAVLMDRWTILLDAHEAGSAENGTADAEPPKIVQMSNYCGIGIDAELSLDFHQAREEEPGKFTSRLHNKGVYVRVGLQKISHSRSLHKQIRLQVERQEVELPSIEGLIFINIPSWGSGADLWGSDSDARFEKPRMDDGLLEVVGVTGVVHMGQVQGGLRSGIRIAQGSYFRVTLLKPTPVQVDGEPWVQAPGHMIISAAGPKVHMLRKAKQKPRRAGTTRDARADAAPALEGDPR